A stretch of Metabacillus sp. FJAT-52054 DNA encodes these proteins:
- a CDS encoding heavy metal translocating P-type ATPase, producing the protein MSEQCCGSHNKKNIKEESCCSSGSSASVTNEAVAKETGCCSSSETNISEPADSCCASSEEAATPLMNQTKSCCSSDSQTNEGSAAESMNFRVYGMDCPACAKTIEKGIGSLQGIRDVQVNYGTARMQVTAESAAAFEPVQNELKKLGYTAEQMNEKRNLKTYTVEGMDCGSCAKTIENHMRLNTSVQSVNVNFSTGKMKIEHTNSSDEIIKEVSKVGFKAALDSSRSSNQPSPSVKSNENGWFIFSGVLIAMGFAGSFLGIHPLLSSFLYAFAMIISGYKPVKSAFYSIKSRSLDMNVLMSAAAIGAALIGEWLEGATVVWLFALGNLLQNKSIEQTRNSIRNLMDLAPPEAWIKNGADLVKKPVEEISIGEVIFVKPGDKIPLDGEVVKGESSVNQAPITGESIPVDKEAGDTVFAGTINEHGTLEIRVTKLTEDTTIAKIIHLVEEAQEQKAPTEAFIDKFASIYTPVVFVIALLLMILPPLAGFGTWGDWFYKGLELLVIACPCALVISTPVAIVSAIGNAAKNGILIKGGTFLEKAGAITAIAFDKTGTLTEGKPKVSKVEVLEGTEEELLSIALTLETYSTHPIAKAIADYVKSKGIPSQEGDSYSNIVGKGVQATVEGITYYAGNLALFKDMNPSLEQVSKRVMDLQNEGKTIVLIGTDQKLMGLIAVSDTIRESTTSAMKTLTENGIRETVMLTGDNTGTAKMIASEANITRYFAELLPEDKVNAIKKLQNEGYKVAMVGDGINDAPALAASDLGIAMGGAGTDTVMETADIVLMADNLDKLPHTIKLSRKALAIIKQNIWFSIIIKVIALALIFPGWLTLWMAVLSDTGAALIVILNALRLLRVKE; encoded by the coding sequence ATGTCGGAGCAATGCTGTGGTTCTCATAATAAGAAAAACATAAAGGAAGAGAGCTGCTGTTCCTCAGGCAGTTCCGCATCCGTTACAAATGAAGCAGTGGCGAAAGAAACGGGCTGCTGCTCAAGCTCAGAGACAAATATTTCAGAACCGGCTGATTCATGCTGCGCTTCAAGTGAAGAAGCCGCGACACCCTTAATGAATCAAACAAAGAGCTGCTGCAGTTCTGATTCCCAAACGAATGAAGGTTCTGCAGCCGAAAGCATGAACTTCCGTGTATACGGAATGGATTGTCCTGCCTGCGCGAAGACAATCGAGAAAGGCATTGGTTCACTGCAAGGAATCCGCGATGTTCAAGTGAATTACGGCACAGCCAGGATGCAGGTAACCGCGGAAAGCGCTGCAGCTTTTGAGCCGGTTCAGAACGAGTTGAAAAAGCTTGGCTATACGGCTGAACAAATGAATGAGAAAAGAAATCTCAAAACGTACACGGTTGAAGGAATGGACTGTGGAAGCTGTGCAAAAACGATTGAAAATCACATGAGGCTAAACACTTCTGTCCAAAGCGTAAATGTGAATTTTTCTACGGGAAAAATGAAAATTGAACATACGAATTCTTCAGATGAAATCATTAAAGAAGTGTCGAAGGTTGGCTTCAAAGCAGCTTTAGATTCAAGCCGCTCATCCAATCAGCCTTCTCCCTCTGTAAAAAGCAATGAGAATGGCTGGTTTATTTTTTCCGGAGTATTGATTGCGATGGGCTTTGCAGGTTCGTTTTTGGGGATTCATCCGCTCCTGTCTTCATTTTTGTATGCTTTTGCCATGATCATCAGTGGGTACAAACCGGTGAAAAGTGCGTTTTATTCCATCAAAAGCCGCTCGCTTGACATGAATGTCCTCATGTCCGCAGCTGCAATCGGAGCTGCCTTAATAGGAGAATGGCTGGAAGGTGCTACGGTCGTTTGGTTATTTGCTCTTGGAAATTTGCTGCAAAATAAATCGATTGAACAGACAAGGAATTCCATTCGCAATCTTATGGATTTGGCTCCACCGGAAGCCTGGATTAAAAATGGAGCAGATCTTGTGAAAAAACCGGTTGAAGAAATTTCGATCGGGGAAGTCATTTTTGTTAAGCCAGGTGACAAGATTCCATTGGACGGAGAAGTCGTTAAAGGAGAATCCAGTGTTAACCAGGCACCGATCACTGGAGAATCCATTCCGGTTGATAAAGAAGCGGGAGATACCGTTTTTGCCGGGACGATAAATGAGCATGGAACACTTGAAATCCGGGTAACGAAGCTCACTGAGGATACAACGATCGCAAAGATTATTCATTTGGTCGAAGAAGCGCAGGAGCAGAAAGCCCCGACGGAAGCATTTATTGATAAGTTCGCAAGTATCTATACTCCTGTCGTTTTTGTCATAGCACTGCTGCTAATGATTCTGCCTCCGTTAGCGGGATTTGGAACGTGGGGCGATTGGTTTTATAAAGGATTAGAGCTGCTTGTTATCGCCTGTCCATGTGCACTTGTCATCTCAACCCCGGTGGCCATTGTATCAGCCATTGGAAATGCGGCAAAGAACGGGATCCTGATTAAAGGCGGTACATTTTTAGAAAAAGCTGGTGCGATCACGGCGATTGCGTTTGATAAAACAGGAACGTTGACGGAGGGGAAACCGAAAGTATCAAAAGTTGAAGTGCTGGAAGGTACTGAGGAAGAATTGCTGTCCATTGCCCTCACGCTTGAAACCTATTCTACACATCCGATTGCCAAAGCGATTGCTGATTATGTGAAGTCAAAAGGAATACCTTCTCAAGAGGGAGACTCATACAGCAACATTGTAGGAAAAGGGGTGCAAGCGACTGTAGAAGGGATTACGTATTACGCAGGTAATCTCGCACTTTTTAAAGACATGAACCCATCGCTGGAGCAGGTCAGCAAACGCGTAATGGATTTGCAGAACGAAGGAAAGACCATTGTACTGATTGGTACGGATCAAAAATTAATGGGATTGATTGCCGTTTCGGATACGATTCGGGAATCCACCACTTCTGCAATGAAAACATTAACGGAAAATGGAATCCGCGAAACGGTGATGCTGACGGGAGATAATACGGGAACCGCCAAAATGATTGCCTCTGAAGCGAACATCACCCGATACTTTGCAGAATTATTGCCTGAAGATAAAGTAAACGCCATAAAAAAACTCCAAAATGAAGGTTATAAAGTGGCCATGGTAGGAGACGGAATCAATGATGCCCCAGCATTAGCCGCCTCTGACTTGGGAATTGCGATGGGAGGAGCAGGCACGGATACAGTCATGGAAACAGCAGACATCGTATTAATGGCTGATAATCTGGATAAACTGCCTCACACCATCAAGCTTAGCAGAAAAGCGCTAGCCATCATCAAGCAGAACATTTGGTTTTCCATCATAATTAAAGTGATTGCACTGGCCCTTATTTTCCCCGGCTGGCTCACTCTTTGGATGGCTGTTTTAAGTGATACAGGCGCAGCATTGATTGTCATTTTGAATGCTTTGAGGCTGTTAAGAGTTAAGGAATAA
- a CDS encoding MarR family winged helix-turn-helix transcriptional regulator — protein MDKAALINKYWTDIYFHLHYHHKEKVTHQMIRILQLVDKKTNAGINEVGSSLKVSHNTASEHVKRIIERGYLFKKRDTLDERKVILCLTDLGKEVLHRNTGLDEEKLNGILSELNPEEKGTVELALKLLSERAKKCTSS, from the coding sequence ATGGACAAAGCAGCATTAATAAACAAATATTGGACGGACATTTATTTTCACCTTCATTACCATCATAAGGAAAAAGTGACTCATCAGATGATCCGGATCCTCCAGCTTGTTGATAAAAAAACAAATGCAGGAATAAATGAGGTGGGCTCATCTTTAAAGGTCTCTCATAATACGGCCTCAGAGCATGTAAAACGAATCATCGAGAGGGGGTATCTCTTTAAAAAAAGAGACACTCTTGATGAAAGAAAGGTTATCCTTTGTTTAACTGACTTAGGAAAAGAAGTACTTCATCGAAACACAGGTCTCGATGAAGAGAAATTGAACGGCATTCTAAGCGAGCTAAACCCTGAAGAAAAAGGAACCGTCGAATTGGCCCTGAAACTATTAAGTGAGCGTGCAAAAAAATGTACGTCATCTTAA
- a CDS encoding DUF3147 family protein encodes MYVILKIIVSAIIIAGVTEIARRFPTYGGVVAALPLVSLLSIVWLYVQGEQTETLSKFALGVIWGFPATAVLLFVVYIALKHSLHLFVSIGLGAGSWFVFLVLQESAWNYFKELFFN; translated from the coding sequence ATGTACGTCATCTTAAAAATAATTGTGTCTGCCATCATCATTGCTGGTGTCACTGAAATTGCAAGGAGATTTCCAACCTATGGAGGAGTGGTAGCTGCCCTGCCGTTAGTCAGTTTACTGAGTATCGTCTGGCTATATGTACAAGGCGAGCAAACCGAAACATTAAGTAAATTTGCACTAGGAGTCATATGGGGATTTCCTGCAACAGCCGTTTTATTATTTGTGGTTTACATAGCTCTGAAGCATTCCCTGCATCTTTTTGTCTCAATTGGATTGGGAGCGGGAAGCTGGTTTGTGTTTTTGGTTCTACAAGAAAGTGCTTGGAATTATTTTAAAGAATTATTTTTCAACTAA
- a CDS encoding TetR/AcrR family transcriptional regulator, producing the protein MQKADRRVIKSQESIKKALIELMSEKNFDAITIQDIADRANVNRGTVYLHYMDKFDLLDKVMEEHISNMTDFCESASEMDYIESTVHCMEYLQSNYLFFSTMLASEGAPSFRHQFLKFNIVEFKKDVDLTSGKNLGQNEEIVAQFVANAYVGVVEWWLKNEMPFPPQVMAEKVGELIERIV; encoded by the coding sequence ATGCAAAAAGCAGATCGAAGAGTCATAAAAAGCCAGGAATCGATAAAAAAAGCTCTCATTGAATTAATGTCTGAAAAAAATTTTGATGCCATCACGATTCAGGATATAGCTGACAGGGCCAATGTGAACAGGGGCACGGTGTACCTTCATTACATGGATAAATTTGATCTTCTGGATAAAGTAATGGAAGAGCATATATCCAACATGACTGACTTTTGTGAGTCAGCTAGCGAGATGGATTATATCGAATCCACCGTCCACTGTATGGAATACCTTCAAAGCAACTATCTATTCTTTTCAACGATGCTCGCGAGTGAAGGTGCTCCTTCCTTCCGCCATCAGTTCCTGAAATTTAATATTGTCGAATTTAAGAAAGATGTTGATCTCACGAGCGGAAAAAACCTTGGGCAAAACGAAGAAATCGTCGCTCAATTTGTGGCGAATGCCTACGTAGGAGTAGTGGAATGGTGGCTGAAAAATGAAATGCCTTTTCCCCCTCAGGTCATGGCAGAAAAAGTGGGGGAATTGATTGAACGGATTGTATAA
- a CDS encoding cyclophilin-like fold protein has protein sequence MMQDTRIKLEFNSHTVIVKMYDHPASRDFIERLPLSLPFKDYANNEKISVLEEPLTVKDAPSGSKPSAGDLAYFSPWGNLALFYGDYDFSPGLILLGKIEEGAAHIQDMKEETIVRIEKMD, from the coding sequence ATGATGCAGGACACCAGAATCAAGTTGGAGTTTAACAGCCATACGGTCATTGTGAAGATGTACGATCATCCAGCCAGCAGGGATTTTATAGAGCGTCTTCCATTAAGCCTGCCCTTTAAAGATTATGCGAATAACGAGAAAATCAGTGTGCTTGAGGAGCCCTTAACCGTAAAGGATGCTCCGTCAGGCAGTAAACCATCCGCAGGGGATTTGGCGTATTTTTCTCCATGGGGCAATCTTGCTCTATTTTACGGAGATTATGATTTTTCACCGGGATTGATTCTGTTGGGGAAAATCGAAGAGGGAGCAGCACATATTCAAGACATGAAAGAGGAAACAATTGTAAGAATTGAGAAAATGGATTAA
- a CDS encoding MFS transporter translates to MLNRDKWLLSILMLGAFGIINTEMGVIGLLPFAADHFGISVSKAGLLVSVFALTVAISGPVMPLLFSGINRKTAMLAVLGLFVLANIIAAYTSNFAVAIAARIIPAIFHPIYFSAAFTIAADSVKKEESHRAVSKVFIGVSGGMVLGVPIASFLASNASYHIAMLFFALVNVIVLIATLIFFPSLPVKERLTYGEQVSVLRKPIVWLSIAAVLFLNSAIFGVYSYFAEYLKTVTNTPAKIIGLILVLFGAANMIGNVLAGRLLSKDARKSIVSFPIALGIVYAGLFFLGPFLIPAAVLTLFWGILAGIGAAINQSWITSAAPEAPDFANGLFLSSVNVGTTIGTAAGGWFISGLGTQYVVLTGFLSLVLCLAFILWRINSEHF, encoded by the coding sequence TTGTTAAACCGGGATAAATGGCTTTTATCAATTTTAATGCTCGGAGCATTTGGCATCATCAATACAGAAATGGGCGTAATCGGACTTTTGCCTTTCGCCGCTGATCACTTTGGCATCAGTGTATCCAAGGCGGGGCTGCTCGTTAGTGTTTTTGCGCTAACAGTTGCCATATCAGGACCGGTCATGCCATTGCTGTTTTCTGGAATCAATCGAAAAACGGCTATGCTGGCTGTGCTTGGCCTTTTCGTTCTGGCCAACATTATTGCTGCCTATACATCTAACTTTGCTGTTGCTATAGCGGCCCGCATTATCCCAGCCATCTTTCATCCTATTTACTTTTCAGCAGCTTTTACAATTGCTGCTGATTCTGTAAAAAAGGAAGAATCCCATAGAGCGGTTTCGAAGGTTTTTATCGGGGTATCCGGAGGGATGGTACTTGGAGTGCCAATCGCAAGCTTTTTGGCCAGTAACGCCTCCTACCATATCGCGATGTTATTTTTCGCTTTGGTCAATGTGATCGTTTTGATTGCGACCTTAATATTTTTCCCTTCACTGCCTGTTAAAGAACGGCTAACCTATGGAGAACAGGTTTCAGTTTTGAGAAAACCGATCGTCTGGCTGTCCATCGCCGCCGTCCTATTTTTGAATTCAGCTATATTTGGGGTTTATAGTTATTTTGCGGAATACCTTAAAACCGTCACTAACACTCCTGCAAAAATCATCGGCCTCATTTTGGTGCTTTTTGGGGCGGCTAATATGATCGGAAACGTTCTGGCAGGAAGGCTGCTCTCAAAAGATGCCCGAAAATCGATCGTGTCGTTTCCGATTGCACTGGGGATTGTGTACGCCGGGTTGTTCTTTTTGGGGCCGTTCCTTATACCCGCCGCTGTCCTCACTTTATTCTGGGGAATATTGGCCGGTATAGGTGCTGCAATTAATCAGTCCTGGATTACATCTGCCGCTCCGGAAGCGCCTGATTTCGCAAATGGTTTATTCCTTTCCTCTGTAAATGTCGGAACAACAATTGGAACGGCAGCCGGAGGATGGTTTATTAGTGGACTCGGGACACAGTATGTGGTGCTGACAGGGTTCTTATCACTGGTCCTCTGTCTGGCATTTATTTTATGGAGAATCAATTCAGAGCATTTCTGA
- a CDS encoding DUF2975 domain-containing protein, translating to MEEDLLVKQYKITFLKITIFIIGLTILSLCIFLLPNLARDAAVMDPENAYLKIPVLMGLYLTAIPFFLALYQALKILNYIKRKDAFTDLSVISLGYVRNCAMAIIVLYVIGMIMLTVLNALHPGIALLGIVIIFASLVIAVFSAILQELLRNAIQLKSENELTV from the coding sequence ATGGAGGAGGATTTGCTTGTGAAACAATATAAAATTACTTTTTTAAAAATCACGATCTTCATCATCGGGCTTACTATACTTTCATTATGTATATTTTTATTACCTAACTTGGCGAGAGATGCAGCGGTGATGGACCCTGAGAATGCTTATTTGAAAATACCAGTTCTTATGGGATTATATTTAACAGCCATACCATTTTTTCTAGCTTTATACCAAGCCCTAAAAATTTTAAATTATATAAAACGAAAGGATGCCTTTACCGATTTATCTGTAATTTCTTTAGGATATGTAAGGAATTGTGCAATGGCCATTATAGTTTTATATGTAATAGGGATGATTATGTTGACAGTTCTTAATGCTTTACACCCTGGAATTGCCCTTTTGGGTATCGTAATCATTTTTGCTTCACTTGTTATTGCCGTTTTTTCTGCTATTCTCCAAGAACTTTTAAGAAATGCAATTCAATTGAAATCGGAAAATGAATTAACGGTTTGA
- a CDS encoding helix-turn-helix transcriptional regulator, protein MAIIINIDVMLAKRKMSVSELTERVGITMSNLSILKNGKAKAIRFSTLEAICKALDCQPGDILEYKSED, encoded by the coding sequence ATGGCGATCATAATTAATATTGATGTAATGCTTGCAAAAAGAAAAATGAGTGTATCAGAACTAACGGAGAGAGTTGGTATCACAATGTCTAACCTTTCTATATTGAAAAACGGAAAGGCGAAAGCCATTAGGTTTTCAACTTTAGAAGCAATATGCAAGGCATTGGATTGTCAACCTGGTGATATTCTTGAGTATAAAAGTGAAGATTGA
- a CDS encoding CGNR zinc finger domain-containing protein: MTHKPAPGSLEVLREYLNTWSIPNDTRKPAEAIRTQQDLTDFLDQQPLLKDLQGNVEEFKAFREDVRKSIETQEIDVLSPWMQYHPLYTVFVKEERAAKIMFKPEDEDKFVGIFLAIIAEVVSKGQWNRLKSCPDCRYVFYDHSKNGSKKWCSMYAGGSNGRACGTIDKVKRYRSRNQIST, from the coding sequence ATGACCCATAAACCTGCTCCTGGATCCTTAGAAGTTCTTCGGGAATATCTGAACACCTGGTCCATCCCAAACGATACGAGAAAGCCTGCCGAAGCCATCCGCACCCAGCAGGATCTCACAGATTTTTTGGACCAACAGCCTTTGCTAAAAGATCTGCAAGGGAACGTAGAAGAGTTTAAAGCATTTCGTGAGGATGTTCGCAAAAGCATCGAGACGCAGGAAATTGATGTGCTCTCCCCCTGGATGCAATACCATCCCTTATATACGGTTTTCGTGAAGGAAGAAAGGGCAGCAAAAATTATGTTCAAGCCAGAAGATGAAGACAAGTTCGTAGGTATATTTCTTGCGATCATCGCGGAAGTGGTATCCAAAGGACAGTGGAACCGATTGAAATCCTGCCCTGACTGCCGATACGTCTTCTATGATCATTCGAAAAACGGCAGCAAAAAATGGTGCAGCATGTATGCGGGGGGCTCAAATGGCCGCGCTTGCGGGACGATTGATAAAGTGAAGAGGTATCGAAGCCGAAATCAAATATCAACTTAA
- a CDS encoding MFS transporter: MKLNGPVQTLLAATFFMNLGTFAVFTFLAIYLSDQLSFPAIQVGTVLSVLMITSRVLPLFCGFLSDRIGYAVSMVMGMWIRTGGFFYFAIADSFVGTLIAAALTGLGTALYEPAVGAVFSRQEESIRKKGFTYYNQALNAGAILGPLAGGSLMQGNPDWPFLFGGSLYFLIGLMLFLNRHSFKVQTDSAVAKGFLKVFKDRPFLAFNGTMLFFWFMYSQLTILFPLIMFDVTQSKADVSYVVTVNAICGLLLMFLIRSLFEKHAPIVLIQRGMLIMASGLFLCWAVGDKWWILLCVMIFTIGETLVLPASDIKVAEYANNGLTGAYFGLSKISFGIGASAGSFAGPVLMGLQGWDGIPWLVVSAAGVMGSMLTFVLIRGEDGMKKLDGPSIHS, encoded by the coding sequence ATGAAGCTGAATGGGCCTGTTCAGACGCTCCTGGCTGCGACTTTTTTCATGAATCTCGGAACATTTGCGGTATTTACATTTCTGGCAATCTACTTGTCGGACCAACTATCTTTCCCGGCTATCCAGGTCGGAACAGTGCTGAGTGTCCTCATGATCACCTCCCGAGTGCTGCCGCTGTTTTGCGGCTTTCTTTCCGATCGGATCGGGTATGCGGTCTCAATGGTCATGGGAATGTGGATTCGAACGGGCGGTTTTTTCTATTTTGCCATTGCAGATTCCTTCGTTGGAACCTTGATTGCCGCCGCCTTGACGGGACTCGGAACAGCCCTTTATGAACCTGCGGTGGGGGCGGTTTTCAGCCGGCAGGAGGAATCAATCCGAAAAAAAGGATTCACCTACTATAACCAGGCTTTAAACGCAGGCGCTATACTCGGACCGCTTGCGGGAGGCTCGCTTATGCAGGGGAATCCGGACTGGCCGTTTCTATTTGGAGGGTCTCTCTACTTTTTAATCGGGCTTATGTTGTTTCTCAATCGTCATTCATTTAAGGTCCAAACCGATTCTGCTGTGGCCAAAGGATTTTTAAAAGTCTTTAAAGACCGTCCCTTTCTTGCCTTCAACGGTACCATGCTTTTTTTCTGGTTCATGTACAGCCAGCTTACGATCCTGTTTCCGCTCATCATGTTTGACGTAACGCAGTCCAAGGCAGACGTATCGTACGTCGTGACTGTCAATGCCATCTGCGGCCTGCTGCTGATGTTCCTCATCCGAAGTCTTTTTGAAAAACATGCCCCGATTGTGCTCATTCAGCGGGGGATGCTCATCATGGCTTCAGGGCTTTTTCTATGCTGGGCAGTGGGGGATAAGTGGTGGATTTTATTATGCGTCATGATCTTTACCATCGGGGAAACGCTCGTTCTTCCTGCTTCCGATATCAAAGTGGCGGAGTATGCCAATAATGGACTTACAGGAGCTTATTTTGGGCTATCCAAGATCTCATTTGGGATCGGTGCGTCTGCGGGAAGCTTTGCCGGTCCAGTGCTGATGGGCTTGCAGGGATGGGACGGTATTCCCTGGCTCGTTGTTTCGGCTGCTGGGGTAATGGGGAGTATGCTTACATTTGTATTAATAAGGGGAGAGGACGGGATGAAAAAACTCGATGGTCCTTCTATTCATTCTTAG